A single window of Nicotiana sylvestris chromosome 5, ASM39365v2, whole genome shotgun sequence DNA harbors:
- the LOC138869629 gene encoding uncharacterized protein codes for MEIDMVEDQPITEEVLQTFDSIQVEGQSIIEIDNEQALDIQVLESAPVIEEVAEKTSTQLTRRRSNLKQKESPTTILRENASLDEIKVRSVFDKKKSIINYFSNIAIKGHFEFKVVRSSSTRYPLKCNDDRCGWCVRAFRIKDSTLFKIVKIEKKHDCSVNTMKANQRHATSKLISGYIIDNLRDPRFEVTPAFVMAEMQKLHGLDIGYHKAWRAIQLASALIRGTPEENYELLSSYLYMMRSKNPGTYTNIKIDDNNRFFIFSKDANNQIFPLAFGIAESENNNSYEWHQAIAYGIAKVYPKIHHGICIYHLEQILKRRKVKSEVIKLFQSIARVYRRKEFDLYMSDIAKVDKKTYDYLMEEPPERRNEAEGTFYDFSCWVEEELKKKIDLAFTLNVFPVDSWHSRVEEEGITFLVDLNKRTCDYFQFQFDELPCIHAIATIEKRNIKKSNFCSHCYLKESWLKIYERQIHLVGHNDSWIVPESVKSQIIKPPDFKVPPGSKVKDKQSLSLNYTFRSSGQSVINFVLKV; via the exons ATGGAAATAGATATGGTTGAAGATCAACCAATAACTGAAGAGGTGCTTCAAACATTTGAttctattcaagtagaaggacaaAGCATTATAGAGATTGACAACGAACAAGCTTTGGATATTCAAGTCTTGGAGAGTGCACCGGTAATCGAAGAAGTTGCTGAAAAAACCTCTACTCAACTAACTAGACGAagatcaaatttgaaacaaaaagaatccccaactacgATATTAAGAGAAAATGCTTCGTTGGATGAAATAAAAGTGAGATCAGTATTTGACAAAAAGAAgagtataattaattatttttcgaACATAGCAATTAAAGGACATTTTGAATTCAAGGTTGTTAGATCAAGCTCAACAAGATATCCGTTGAAATGCAATGATGATAGGTGTGGTTGGTGTGTGCGTGCTTTCAGAATTAAAGATTCAACACTGTTCAAGATagtaaagattgagaaaaagcatgACTGCTCTGTTaacactatgaaagctaatcaaAGGCATGCAACTTCAAAGTTGATTAGTGGTTACATTATTGACAATCTTCGAGACCCAAGGTTTGAAGTTACACCAGCTTTTGTAATGGCAGAGATGCAAAAATTGCATGGACTAGACATTGGATATCACAAGGCGTGGCGTGCTATTCAACTTGCTTCCGCTTTAATAAGAGGAACTCCCGAAGAGAATTATGAATTATTGTCTTCATACTTGTATATGATGAGAAGTAAAAACCCGGGAACATATACTAACATAAAGATAGACGACAACAATAG gttttttatat TTTCAAAGGATGCAAATAACCAAATTTTCCCTTTAGCCTTTGGAATAGCAGAATCTGAAAATAACAATTCCTATGAGTG GCATCAAGCTATTGCATATGGCATTGCAAAAGTATATCCTAAAATCCATCATGGGATTTGCATCTATCATTTGGAGCAGATCCTAAAGCGAAGGAAGGTGAAAAGTGAGGTCATAAAACTTTTCCAAAGTATTGCAAGAGTATACAGGCGCAAAGAATTTGACCTATACATGTCAGATATAGCAAAAGTAGATAAGAAGACTTATGACTACTTGATGGAAGAACCACCAGAAAG aagaaatgaagcagAAGGAACGTTTTATGATTTTTCTTGTTGGGTAGAGgaggaattgaagaaaaaaatagaTTTAGCATTTACTTTGAAT GTCTTCCCTGTTGATTCATGGCAttctagagttgaagaagaaggaataactttcttggtggacttaaacaaaagaacatgtgattattttcagtttcaatttGATGAATTACCATGCATACATGCAATTGCAACTATCGAGAAGAGAAACATCAAGAAGTCTAACTTTTGTTCGCACTGCTACTTAAAGGAATCTTGGCTGAAAATATATGAAAGACAAATACATCTTGTAGGACATAATGATTCTTGGATTGTACCAGAGAGTGTTAAGTCACAAATTATTAAACCTCCAGATTTCAAAGTGCCACCAG gttcaaaagttaaggacaaacagtccttaagtttgaattacacGTTCAGAAGTTCAGGACAGTCAGTCATTAACTTTGTACTcaaagtttaa